A part of Sulfurimonas sp. HSL-1716 genomic DNA contains:
- a CDS encoding isoprenylcysteine carboxylmethyltransferase family protein, which translates to MTSQTSDQQSVQTMTPFQWIRMILVYFLIPFLLLAFGGELGWWQGWVYSFLLLVTGIGGRILTEQRHPGLLAERVNFEKLRNAKPWDKVLAPLMAVSFSFPLVIVAGLDHRYAWTPQFWTWLNIFGLVLIALGYAFATWAFIENRFFFTAVYIQTDGEHAVCDSGPYRFVRHPGYAGNLLALPGMVFAFSSVWILIPAMAALIITVIRTALEDRTLHEELPGYREYVQRVRYRLLPWVY; encoded by the coding sequence ATGACATCACAGACAAGCGATCAACAGAGCGTTCAGACTATGACTCCCTTTCAGTGGATTCGTATGATTCTGGTCTATTTTCTTATCCCTTTTTTGCTCTTAGCGTTCGGAGGGGAACTCGGATGGTGGCAGGGGTGGGTATACTCCTTTTTGCTCCTAGTGACCGGCATCGGGGGGCGTATATTGACTGAACAGAGACATCCGGGACTTCTGGCAGAACGGGTCAATTTTGAAAAGCTGCGAAATGCAAAGCCGTGGGATAAGGTGCTGGCTCCGCTGATGGCGGTGAGTTTTTCATTTCCTCTTGTCATCGTTGCAGGACTCGATCACCGCTATGCGTGGACACCTCAGTTTTGGACATGGCTGAACATTTTCGGTCTCGTTCTCATTGCACTTGGGTACGCGTTTGCTACCTGGGCTTTCATAGAGAACCGCTTTTTCTTCACTGCAGTGTATATTCAAACGGATGGGGAACATGCGGTCTGCGATAGCGGCCCTTATCGGTTTGTGCGCCATCCCGGCTATGCCGGAAATCTGCTGGCACTTCCGGGCATGGTATTTGCCTTTAGCTCGGTGTGGATACTCATCCCCGCCATGGCGGCGCTCATCATTACCGTGATCAGAACGGCTCTGGAAGACAGGACTCTTCATGAGGAACTGCCGGGGTATCGGGAGTATGTTCAGCGCGTACGCTATCGTTTGCTACCGTGGGTCTACTAA
- the ileS gene encoding isoleucine--tRNA ligase, giving the protein MDYKDTLLLPTTNFAMRGNLPQNEPIRYESWYAKDVYTKMKDKRKGRESFTLHDGPPYANGNIHIGHALNKILKDIIVKQNYFAGKSVRLTPGWDCHGLPIEQQVEKKLGGKQKKELLSTAEIRHLCRQHAAKFVDIQRGEFKQMGIIADWENPYVTMDFKFEANIYRTLCEVAQKGLLIERSKPVFWSWAERTALAEAEVEYQDKEDYSIYIAFELSDDAKAKAGIEGKAAFVIWTTTPWTIPSNTGISLHPDEKYALTTDGYIVAEKLHDALVKAGILKSGIARTFDATVFENLKAINPLNGRDSTLVLGEHVLMDNGTGAVHTAPGHGEDDYRVGLKYDLEVIMPVDETGCYDETVVGLKLIPNAEEFVGRHIFKSNEAIIELLGESVLHVSRFVHSYPHCWRSHTPLIYRATKQWFISVDETPEGEKKTLRQIAADEVAKTAFYPASGRNRLNSMVENRPDWCISRQRDWGVPIAFFRVKATGEVLLDEKVLNFVAMIFEMQGSDVWYSMDIAELLYPGSGYKPEELEKVNDILDVWFDSGSTWNAVLKSRNYDAGEYPADIYLEGSDQHRGWFQSSLFLSAAVQHKAPYKTVLTHGFTVDAKGEKMSKSKGNVVAPDKVLKEFGSEILRLWVASSDYQGDLKISNDILKQIAENYRKLRNTFRIMLANVNDLETLVDVKDMGILDRWIVEKASKVFADVMKDFKEYNFVHAMSLLNNFIVNDLSGIYIDITKDRLYCDAKDDMHRRSSQSALALIAKSLLTIVAPILTYTADEILENAPAVVKGDAEDIFDLEYTPLNAEPSGFNEAYMLKARDAFFEIVDVLKKEKKIKNTLEVEISTGSEILLSMNALEAEDWFVVSSVNNNDIADEELDHFTVDGDEFVVVKATRAKCPRCWKFQAVNEECVCDRCAKVVNA; this is encoded by the coding sequence ATGGACTATAAAGATACCCTTCTTTTACCTACAACAAACTTTGCCATGCGTGGAAACCTTCCGCAAAACGAGCCTATAAGATATGAATCCTGGTACGCAAAAGATGTGTACACAAAGATGAAAGACAAACGTAAAGGAAGAGAGTCTTTTACGCTTCATGACGGCCCTCCGTACGCAAACGGAAACATTCACATCGGCCACGCACTCAATAAAATATTAAAAGATATTATCGTAAAACAAAACTATTTTGCAGGAAAATCGGTTCGCCTGACTCCAGGTTGGGACTGTCACGGTCTTCCGATCGAACAGCAGGTCGAGAAAAAACTGGGCGGAAAACAGAAAAAAGAGCTTTTAAGCACAGCAGAGATCAGACATCTCTGCCGCCAACATGCCGCAAAATTCGTCGACATCCAGCGCGGTGAATTTAAACAGATGGGTATCATCGCAGACTGGGAAAATCCGTACGTCACCATGGACTTTAAGTTCGAAGCGAATATCTACAGAACTTTGTGCGAAGTAGCGCAAAAAGGGCTTCTCATCGAGCGTTCAAAGCCGGTCTTTTGGAGCTGGGCGGAGCGTACTGCGCTTGCCGAAGCCGAAGTAGAGTATCAGGACAAAGAGGACTACTCTATCTACATCGCGTTTGAACTCAGCGACGATGCAAAAGCAAAAGCGGGCATAGAGGGAAAAGCGGCGTTTGTCATCTGGACCACGACTCCTTGGACCATCCCTTCAAATACGGGTATCTCGCTGCATCCCGATGAAAAATACGCATTGACGACCGACGGCTACATAGTCGCGGAAAAACTGCACGATGCACTAGTAAAAGCGGGCATACTAAAAAGCGGGATCGCGCGTACTTTCGATGCGACGGTATTTGAAAATCTAAAAGCGATCAACCCTCTAAACGGCAGAGATTCGACTCTGGTACTCGGCGAGCATGTCCTTATGGACAACGGTACGGGAGCGGTCCATACTGCACCGGGTCACGGCGAGGACGACTACCGCGTCGGTCTGAAGTATGACCTTGAAGTGATCATGCCCGTTGATGAAACGGGATGTTACGACGAAACGGTCGTAGGACTGAAGCTGATCCCTAACGCAGAGGAGTTCGTAGGCAGACATATCTTCAAATCAAACGAAGCCATCATCGAACTTTTGGGCGAGAGCGTCTTGCATGTGAGCCGTTTTGTGCACTCGTACCCGCACTGCTGGAGAAGCCATACACCGCTTATCTACAGAGCTACAAAACAGTGGTTCATCTCGGTGGACGAGACGCCTGAAGGCGAGAAAAAGACATTGCGCCAGATAGCGGCGGATGAAGTGGCAAAGACCGCTTTTTATCCGGCAAGCGGACGCAACCGTCTGAACTCAATGGTCGAAAACCGTCCCGACTGGTGTATCTCCCGTCAGCGTGACTGGGGTGTGCCTATCGCATTTTTCAGAGTGAAAGCGACGGGCGAGGTACTGCTGGATGAAAAAGTGCTCAACTTCGTGGCGATGATATTTGAGATGCAGGGAAGCGACGTGTGGTACTCTATGGATATCGCAGAGCTTCTTTATCCGGGAAGCGGTTACAAGCCCGAAGAGCTTGAAAAAGTGAACGACATCCTTGACGTTTGGTTCGACTCTGGTTCGACTTGGAACGCGGTACTGAAATCTCGTAACTACGATGCGGGCGAATACCCTGCGGATATCTACCTAGAGGGTAGCGATCAGCACCGCGGATGGTTCCAGTCTTCACTCTTTTTGAGTGCGGCGGTACAACACAAAGCGCCTTACAAGACGGTCCTTACCCACGGTTTCACGGTCGATGCCAAGGGTGAGAAGATGAGTAAGTCCAAAGGCAACGTCGTAGCCCCTGACAAGGTTCTAAAAGAGTTCGGAAGCGAGATACTCAGACTATGGGTCGCATCAAGCGACTACCAGGGTGATCTTAAGATCTCAAACGACATCTTAAAACAGATAGCGGAAAACTACCGCAAGCTGAGAAATACGTTTAGGATTATGCTCGCAAACGTCAACGACCTTGAAACACTCGTAGACGTAAAAGATATGGGCATACTGGACAGATGGATAGTTGAAAAAGCGAGTAAAGTGTTCGCAGACGTGATGAAGGATTTCAAAGAGTACAATTTCGTCCATGCGATGAGCCTGCTCAACAACTTCATTGTTAACGATCTGAGCGGTATCTACATCGACATAACCAAAGACAGGCTCTACTGTGACGCAAAAGACGATATGCACAGACGCTCATCCCAAAGCGCACTTGCACTCATCGCAAAATCGCTTTTGACTATCGTAGCGCCTATTCTCACTTATACGGCAGATGAGATCCTTGAAAACGCTCCGGCTGTCGTAAAAGGCGACGCGGAAGATATCTTTGACCTTGAGTACACGCCTCTAAACGCAGAGCCTTCGGGCTTTAACGAAGCGTATATGCTAAAAGCAAGAGACGCGTTCTTCGAGATCGTCGATGTCTTGAAAAAAGAGAAGAAGATCAAAAACACTCTGGAAGTGGAGATATCCACAGGTTCAGAGATACTTTTGTCTATGAATGCTCTTGAAGCTGAAGACTGGTTCGTAGTCTCAAGCGTGAACAACAATGACATTGCAGATGAAGAGCTCGATCACTTCACGGTAGATGGCGATGAGTTCGTAGTCGTAAAAGCGACAAGAGCAAAATGTCCAAGATGCTGGAAGTTCCAAGCGGTAAACGAAGAGTGCGTCTGTGATCGTTGTGCAAAGGTAGTAAATGCCTGA
- a CDS encoding CinA family protein, giving the protein MKFNVLFVGNKFSNNTYLKDYILREINKKISHIDSITFYLENDNSLFLHLERELSVDTKLLIITTKQNFSVIGKLLCTVTADNQILKENMLLPSMCTVFEDQTYLLNYKNSTVNVLHCDELTEFPRLLLEDEYSSATIHLFGEDRESAKALISPIAQTNEVKIDITDVVENWLRIDVTSKKYGNITQFISSTKQLLSSKIIAASNIPAYMIEKMHYAQKKVTFSESCTGGLLAYMFTKESGASNIFDGSLVTYSNALKENWLAVEHSTLEKHGAVSAEVVQEMSDGALNVSYANYAVAISGVAGPTGGTEEKPVGTVYISVRSREHESTQKLSLKGDRRYIQEQSALYAIKMLLEIDKKLFFAN; this is encoded by the coding sequence ATGAAGTTTAACGTTTTGTTTGTCGGCAATAAATTCTCAAATAACACTTATCTGAAGGACTACATATTAAGAGAGATAAACAAAAAAATATCTCATATAGACTCTATAACCTTTTACCTTGAAAATGACAACTCCCTGTTTTTGCATCTGGAACGCGAGCTCTCGGTTGATACAAAACTACTCATTATCACGACAAAACAAAATTTCAGCGTGATCGGTAAACTTTTATGCACCGTAACCGCTGACAATCAGATACTCAAAGAGAACATGCTTCTTCCCTCCATGTGTACCGTTTTTGAAGATCAGACCTATCTTTTAAACTACAAAAACAGCACTGTCAACGTCTTGCATTGCGACGAGCTCACAGAGTTTCCAAGACTGCTTTTAGAAGATGAATACTCCAGTGCGACCATACACCTCTTCGGAGAGGACAGAGAGAGCGCAAAAGCGCTTATATCGCCCATAGCCCAGACAAACGAAGTAAAGATCGATATCACCGACGTAGTAGAAAACTGGCTGCGCATCGACGTAACAAGCAAAAAATACGGGAACATCACGCAGTTCATCTCTTCGACAAAGCAGCTTCTCAGCTCAAAGATCATAGCCGCATCCAACATCCCCGCATACATGATAGAAAAGATGCACTATGCCCAGAAAAAAGTGACTTTTTCGGAAAGCTGCACGGGCGGGCTTTTGGCGTACATGTTTACAAAAGAGAGCGGAGCGTCCAATATCTTTGACGGATCGCTTGTTACTTACTCCAATGCATTAAAAGAGAACTGGCTTGCCGTCGAACATAGTACGCTTGAAAAACATGGCGCGGTAAGTGCAGAAGTGGTCCAAGAGATGAGCGACGGAGCGCTCAACGTCAGTTACGCAAACTACGCAGTCGCGATAAGCGGTGTGGCGGGCCCTACGGGAGGCACGGAAGAAAAGCCTGTAGGAACCGTTTACATCAGCGTAAGAAGCAGAGAACATGAGAGTACTCAGAAGCTTTCACTCAAAGGCGATAGAAGATATATACAGGAGCAAAGCGCTTTGTATGCGATAAAAATGCTCCTGGAAATCGATAAAAAACTTTTTTTCGCAAATTGA
- a CDS encoding methyl-accepting chemotaxis protein, translating into MNVQKLKLATMFSIMFAGAFITISAIFYYYGYVKQKESLTVNLKSQATAVLNFADVLLDSRNEKFFSGESTEIPQIIQNEVFDRFTDLSKGKVFFKEASKTPTNIKNKATAYEAAIIDRFQNDKKVKEIEENIVDSNKNYYILARPIVAEEKCKMCHPTWTPGDVIAIEDARIDLNDFDTAINDNITLTIITGIINIVIILLLTHFLFSKYVSRRINKLLEVILRVEKGNFVIDDIVKDELLQEEDNDNEIDNLFIHLDQMVKALKPVIENVVNESKHMAFNASYGYVKIDQTNEHVRIQHHSLHSTKSKLYEIVEDNDKMQSTLARMLESSDNSKEIVSNSQKEVSKNLKQGSEAIESMENTTVTVQDLKTFSSEISKMMDVISDIADETNLISLNAAIEAARAGVHGRSFAVVADKIRELAEVSQKNADDIEEVLNKIDKQIDNVSISALNSKNSVVSLVESSNIIDKNFEEIKNSFNLISNYLVEFNTQFSEESVMLNDMNHELQKVEESSKVLVDNAEDSKHIMKDTADKSASLKTLADGFEVVLNSRSAKRTVITPPLKARDGNANCIYIFDYSHNGISFYDVDKNVKRQKGDKIVFVTKEPLDNKTEFECEIVYISQEAMQGIFFYGTKLL; encoded by the coding sequence ATGAATGTTCAAAAATTAAAATTAGCTACGATGTTTTCTATTATGTTTGCAGGTGCATTCATAACCATCTCGGCAATCTTCTACTACTACGGATACGTAAAACAAAAAGAATCTTTGACGGTAAATCTAAAATCGCAAGCCACGGCGGTACTTAACTTTGCCGATGTTTTGCTCGACTCGAGAAATGAAAAGTTCTTCAGCGGTGAATCTACCGAGATACCTCAGATAATCCAAAACGAGGTGTTTGACAGATTTACCGATCTTTCAAAAGGGAAGGTCTTTTTTAAAGAAGCGTCAAAAACACCTACAAACATAAAAAACAAAGCGACCGCATACGAAGCGGCGATAATCGACAGATTTCAAAACGACAAAAAGGTCAAGGAGATAGAGGAAAATATTGTCGATTCAAACAAAAACTACTATATATTGGCCCGTCCCATCGTCGCGGAAGAAAAATGTAAGATGTGCCACCCTACATGGACTCCCGGAGACGTGATCGCGATTGAAGATGCCAGGATCGACCTCAACGATTTTGACACGGCCATAAACGACAACATCACCCTTACTATCATTACGGGCATCATCAATATAGTCATCATCCTTCTTCTGACTCACTTTTTGTTTAGCAAATATGTATCAAGACGTATAAACAAACTTTTAGAGGTCATCTTGCGGGTTGAAAAAGGAAACTTTGTTATCGATGATATCGTAAAAGACGAACTCCTTCAAGAAGAGGACAACGACAACGAGATAGACAACCTCTTTATCCATCTCGATCAGATGGTAAAAGCATTAAAACCCGTCATAGAAAATGTCGTGAACGAAAGCAAGCATATGGCGTTTAATGCAAGTTACGGATATGTCAAGATCGATCAGACCAATGAACATGTAAGGATACAGCATCACTCGCTGCACAGCACAAAAAGCAAGCTTTACGAGATCGTCGAAGACAACGACAAGATGCAAAGTACCCTCGCCAGAATGCTCGAGAGTTCGGATAATTCCAAAGAGATCGTAAGCAACAGCCAAAAAGAGGTCTCCAAAAACCTTAAACAGGGTTCTGAAGCGATCGAATCTATGGAAAACACTACCGTTACGGTACAAGATCTCAAAACATTCTCCAGCGAGATCTCCAAAATGATGGACGTTATCTCCGACATCGCGGATGAAACGAACCTCATTTCCTTAAATGCAGCCATCGAAGCGGCGCGCGCGGGAGTCCATGGAAGAAGTTTCGCCGTCGTTGCGGACAAGATCCGCGAACTTGCAGAGGTCTCGCAGAAAAATGCGGATGATATCGAAGAGGTCCTCAACAAAATAGACAAGCAGATAGATAATGTTTCGATAAGCGCGCTGAACTCTAAGAACAGTGTCGTCTCTTTGGTGGAGAGTTCAAATATCATCGATAAAAACTTCGAAGAGATAAAAAACAGCTTTAATCTCATCTCAAACTATCTTGTCGAGTTCAACACCCAGTTCAGCGAAGAATCGGTGATGTTAAACGACATGAACCATGAACTTCAAAAAGTGGAAGAATCGAGCAAGGTTCTTGTAGACAATGCCGAAGATTCCAAACATATCATGAAAGACACGGCAGACAAGAGTGCATCGCTTAAAACGCTTGCGGACGGATTTGAGGTCGTTCTAAACAGCAGAAGCGCGAAAAGAACCGTGATAACGCCGCCGTTAAAAGCAAGAGACGGCAATGCCAACTGTATCTATATATTCGACTATTCCCATAACGGCATCTCTTTTTACGATGTCGATAAAAATGTCAAAAGACAAAAAGGCGACAAGATCGTATTTGTCACCAAAGAACCGCTTGACAACAAGACCGAGTTCGAATGTGAGATAGTCTATATCAGTCAGGAAGCTATGCAGGGTATCTTCTTCTACGGAACGAAGCTACTCTAG
- a CDS encoding NAD(P)H-dependent oxidoreductase has protein sequence MKTLILLASSGENLKLALRLQEQAATLDAEAEIVNIMKLKLPLYDMDVEINEGIPQKVYALMEKMKEVDSYIVVAPTYNGSIPPVLSNAVAWISRADADFRVLFNERIILMCSHSNSDCSGVFLAMRQQFNKLGSIVLSREIGTTLTKELNERSSLKTLKQFFKFSKVNQRLE, from the coding sequence ATGAAAACGCTGATCCTGCTTGCCAGTTCGGGAGAGAATCTAAAACTGGCGCTCAGACTGCAAGAGCAGGCCGCAACTCTGGATGCCGAAGCGGAGATAGTCAACATCATGAAACTCAAACTGCCGCTGTACGATATGGATGTCGAAATAAACGAAGGCATTCCCCAAAAGGTTTACGCATTGATGGAAAAGATGAAAGAGGTTGATTCTTACATCGTAGTCGCTCCCACATATAACGGCTCCATTCCTCCTGTACTTTCAAATGCGGTCGCCTGGATATCAAGAGCCGACGCAGATTTCAGGGTGCTGTTCAATGAAAGGATCATCCTGATGTGTTCTCACAGCAACAGCGATTGCAGCGGAGTATTTTTGGCCATGAGACAGCAGTTCAACAAACTCGGTTCTATCGTTCTCTCACGGGAGATAGGTACGACCTTGACCAAGGAGCTCAACGAAAGAAGCTCACTAAAGACCCTCAAACAGTTTTTTAAGTTTTCAAAAGTCAATCAAAGGCTAGAGTAG
- a CDS encoding slipin family protein, whose protein sequence is MFLNIPIIGVYIFIFVFAFLAMSIRVLREYQRGVVFTLGRFTGIKGPGLIILVPFVQQMVRVDLRTIVLDVPTQDVISHDNVSVHVNAVVYFRVIDPEKAIIQVEDFHDATSQLAQTTLRSVLGGHELDEMLAERERLNSDIQEILDKRTDAWGIKISNVEIKHIDLDESMIRAIAKQAEAERERRSKVINSKGELEASENILAAAQKLSQNDLGIQLRYLQTMSDISNDKTNTLVFPFPIDIANIFNTSQKK, encoded by the coding sequence ATGTTCTTAAACATACCTATCATCGGAGTGTATATCTTCATATTCGTTTTCGCTTTTTTGGCGATGTCTATCCGTGTTTTGAGGGAGTACCAGCGCGGAGTGGTCTTTACGCTCGGGCGTTTTACGGGTATCAAGGGTCCCGGGCTCATCATCCTGGTACCGTTTGTGCAGCAGATGGTCAGAGTCGATCTTCGTACCATAGTCCTCGATGTCCCGACTCAGGACGTCATCTCGCATGACAACGTTTCCGTGCATGTAAACGCCGTGGTCTATTTTCGGGTGATCGACCCTGAAAAAGCAATCATACAGGTGGAGGATTTTCACGATGCGACGAGCCAGCTCGCACAAACAACCCTGCGTTCGGTTCTTGGAGGACATGAACTGGATGAGATGCTTGCAGAGCGCGAACGCCTCAACTCCGATATTCAGGAGATTCTCGACAAACGTACCGATGCTTGGGGAATCAAAATATCAAACGTAGAGATCAAGCATATCGATCTTGACGAGAGTATGATCCGTGCTATTGCCAAACAGGCCGAAGCGGAGCGTGAACGCCGCTCCAAGGTCATCAACTCAAAAGGCGAACTTGAAGCGAGTGAGAACATCTTGGCGGCGGCTCAGAAACTGAGCCAGAACGATCTGGGGATACAGCTGCGTTATCTTCAGACTATGAGCGATATCTCCAACGATAAGACGAACACTCTCGTCTTTCCGTTTCCCATAGACATAGCCAATATCTTCAACACGAGCCAGAAAAAATGA
- a CDS encoding nodulation protein NfeD — protein MKKLLLLLFLLLSPLFAASSVIVELEIKGAIGPASSEYLKGGIETAVREDAEMILVKLDTPGGLSTSMREMIQDIANSHIPVVMYVYPKGARAASAGTYLMYASNVAAMAPGTNIGAATPISLIPSHPATNEMSAPERKAVNDAAAYIKSLAELNGRNVPWALDAVKNAKSITAKEALKLGVIEYIAENPRELIAMLNNKTVKVSNNTLTLNTQNSIISKYEPDWKTKFLYVITNPNIAYILLLIAVYGIFFELMNPGAVLPGVIGTISGVVALYSLNMIPFNFAGLFLIILGIAFMIIEVFVAGFGVLGIGGVVSFAFGSLLLFDAKTLGNSVSVPLVIAFSLVSLAFFIMVVKLFLKARSAKVVSGAEEMIGSFAEVVDVGETGYRIMSHGELWNAVSREKLKVGQNVQVVGLNGLTLRVEPTKE, from the coding sequence ATGAAAAAATTACTTTTACTGCTATTTCTTTTATTATCACCGCTTTTTGCCGCATCTTCGGTCATAGTTGAGCTGGAGATAAAAGGCGCTATCGGTCCTGCGAGCAGCGAATACTTAAAAGGCGGTATCGAAACGGCGGTGCGTGAAGACGCCGAGATGATACTCGTCAAACTTGATACTCCCGGCGGTCTTTCCACCTCTATGCGCGAAATGATCCAGGATATCGCCAACAGTCATATTCCAGTTGTCATGTATGTCTATCCAAAAGGTGCGCGCGCCGCGAGTGCGGGGACGTACCTCATGTATGCGTCGAATGTCGCGGCTATGGCACCGGGAACAAACATCGGCGCAGCCACGCCCATAAGCCTGATACCTTCGCATCCGGCGACAAACGAGATGTCGGCTCCCGAGAGAAAAGCGGTGAACGATGCCGCGGCATACATCAAGAGCCTCGCCGAACTAAACGGCAGAAACGTACCGTGGGCGCTGGATGCCGTAAAAAACGCAAAAAGCATCACGGCAAAAGAGGCTTTAAAGCTCGGCGTTATTGAATATATCGCCGAGAATCCTCGCGAACTTATCGCTATGCTTAATAACAAAACGGTAAAAGTCTCGAACAACACGCTCACCTTAAACACACAAAACAGCATCATATCGAAGTATGAGCCTGACTGGAAGACGAAGTTCTTATATGTAATCACCAACCCCAACATTGCGTATATCCTTTTGCTTATAGCGGTGTATGGAATATTTTTTGAACTGATGAATCCAGGTGCGGTGCTTCCGGGTGTGATCGGGACAATCTCGGGAGTGGTGGCGCTCTATTCGCTGAATATGATCCCTTTTAACTTTGCGGGATTGTTTCTCATCATCTTGGGTATCGCTTTTATGATAATAGAGGTCTTTGTGGCAGGATTCGGTGTTTTAGGCATCGGCGGAGTGGTATCTTTTGCATTCGGTTCTCTTTTGCTTTTCGATGCAAAGACTTTGGGTAACAGCGTGTCCGTTCCTTTGGTGATAGCTTTTAGTCTGGTGAGCCTTGCTTTTTTTATCATGGTCGTGAAGCTGTTCTTAAAAGCGAGATCGGCCAAGGTTGTCAGCGGTGCCGAAGAGATGATCGGCTCCTTTGCGGAGGTGGTCGATGTGGGTGAGACGGGTTACCGTATCATGTCTCACGGCGAGCTATGGAACGCCGTAAGCAGAGAAAAACTGAAAGTAGGGCAGAATGTCCAAGTCGTAGGTCTTAACGGCCTTACATTGAGAGTCGAACCGACCAAGGAGTAG
- a CDS encoding nitrogen fixation protein NifQ, producing MIDLKTIEKEVCSLLHSYGVNAFAQSVLAPWVAHESLKMNHLYQDLGFKSRTEMGRFMKKNFPAFAAKKPKDKLWKKFIYDQIGQTAPACVQCDDRVNCFKCSLEEAS from the coding sequence ATGATCGACCTAAAGACTATAGAAAAAGAGGTGTGTTCGCTTCTGCACTCTTACGGTGTCAATGCTTTTGCGCAAAGCGTCTTAGCGCCTTGGGTAGCGCACGAGTCACTGAAGATGAACCATCTGTATCAGGATCTTGGCTTTAAAAGCAGAACGGAGATGGGCAGGTTCATGAAAAAGAACTTTCCCGCATTTGCTGCTAAAAAACCAAAAGACAAGCTATGGAAAAAGTTCATTTACGACCAGATCGGACAGACCGCTCCCGCGTGCGTCCAGTGCGATGACAGGGTGAACTGTTTTAAGTGCTCTTTAGAAGAAGCGAGCTGA
- a CDS encoding redoxin family protein, with amino-acid sequence MQITVHKTPTKLLGKELFIGKEAPAARITKLDGTANVIGMIAPSIQLLIAIPSLKTEVCSLGAKKFNTLLKKIKGVSAVMVTTDDAEFLKGYKEAQGIDGAEIVIDEERHFAKKYGILIGEGKLKNRLARAVFLIDKEGKVAYKEIVPEIVDEVDYDACLQALTDLLNEKRKGHTHENWMSL; translated from the coding sequence ATGCAAATAACGGTACATAAAACGCCTACGAAACTCTTGGGCAAAGAGCTCTTTATCGGTAAAGAAGCCCCCGCCGCGCGCATAACAAAACTCGACGGCACTGCCAACGTGATCGGCATGATCGCCCCATCCATCCAGCTGCTCATCGCCATTCCCTCGCTTAAGACCGAAGTCTGCTCATTGGGTGCAAAAAAGTTTAATACATTGCTCAAAAAAATCAAAGGGGTAAGTGCGGTCATGGTCACTACCGATGATGCGGAGTTTTTAAAAGGGTATAAAGAAGCCCAAGGTATAGACGGTGCGGAGATCGTCATAGACGAAGAGCGCCATTTCGCCAAAAAATACGGAATTCTCATCGGTGAAGGAAAACTCAAAAACCGTTTGGCACGGGCTGTTTTTTTGATAGACAAAGAGGGCAAGGTTGCGTATAAGGAGATCGTACCGGAGATAGTCGATGAGGTCGATTATGACGCCTGCCTGCAAGCACTCACGGATCTTTTGAACGAAAAGAGAAAAGGACATACGCATGAGAACTGGATGTCCCTTTGA